A window from Actinomycetospora corticicola encodes these proteins:
- the rpsA gene encoding 30S ribosomal protein S1 yields the protein MSIDTHTAPSHSAPQVAVNDIGSEADFLAAIDETIKYFNDGDIVEGTIVKVDRDEVLLDIGYKTEGVIPSRELSIKHDVDPNEVVAVGDEVEALVLQKEDKEGRLILSKKRAQYERAWGTIEQLKDNDEPVKGTVIEVVKGGLILDIGLRGFLPASLVEMRRVRDLQPYVGKEIEAKIIELDKNRNNVVLSRRAWLEQTQSAVRSEFLNQLAKGQIRKGQVSSIVNFGAFVDLGGVDGLVHVSELSWKHIDHPSEVVEVGQEVTVEVLDVDLDRERVSLSLKATQEDPWRQFARTHQIGQIVPGKVTKLVPFGAFVRVDEGIEGLVHISELAERHVEVPEQVVQVGNDVMVKVIDIDLDRRRISLSLKQANEGMTTETEFDPALYGMGAEYDDAGNYIYPEGFDPDTGEWREGFESQREEWERQYQAAYARYQQHIAQLQRTAEQEAEAAEAAPANYSSGGPSDEADDSAEPRDDDDPGQGPPSQSGAGSLASDAQLAALREKLSGN from the coding sequence ATGTCCATCGACACCCACACCGCCCCGAGCCACAGCGCCCCCCAGGTCGCTGTCAACGACATCGGGTCGGAAGCGGACTTCCTCGCTGCCATCGACGAGACGATCAAGTACTTCAACGATGGCGACATCGTCGAGGGCACCATCGTCAAGGTCGACCGCGACGAGGTCCTGCTCGACATCGGCTACAAGACCGAGGGCGTCATCCCCTCGCGTGAGCTGTCCATCAAGCACGATGTCGACCCCAACGAGGTCGTCGCCGTCGGCGACGAGGTCGAAGCCCTCGTCCTCCAGAAGGAGGACAAGGAGGGCCGGCTGATCCTGTCCAAGAAGCGCGCGCAGTACGAGCGCGCCTGGGGCACGATCGAGCAGCTCAAGGACAACGACGAGCCGGTCAAGGGCACCGTCATCGAGGTCGTCAAGGGTGGTCTCATCCTCGACATCGGCCTCCGCGGCTTCCTCCCCGCGTCGCTGGTCGAGATGCGCCGCGTCCGCGATCTCCAGCCGTACGTCGGCAAGGAGATCGAGGCCAAGATCATCGAGCTGGACAAGAACCGCAACAACGTGGTCCTGTCCCGGCGCGCGTGGCTGGAGCAGACCCAGTCCGCCGTGCGCAGCGAGTTCCTCAACCAGCTCGCGAAGGGCCAGATCCGCAAGGGTCAGGTCTCCTCGATCGTCAACTTCGGTGCGTTCGTCGACCTCGGCGGGGTCGACGGCCTCGTCCACGTCTCCGAGCTCTCCTGGAAGCACATCGACCACCCCTCCGAGGTCGTCGAGGTCGGCCAGGAGGTCACGGTCGAGGTCCTGGACGTCGACCTGGACCGCGAGCGCGTCTCGCTGTCGCTCAAGGCGACGCAGGAGGACCCCTGGCGCCAGTTCGCCCGGACCCACCAGATCGGCCAGATCGTGCCCGGCAAGGTCACGAAGCTCGTGCCGTTCGGTGCGTTCGTCCGCGTGGACGAGGGCATCGAGGGTCTGGTCCACATCTCGGAGCTGGCCGAGCGCCACGTCGAGGTGCCGGAGCAGGTCGTCCAGGTCGGCAACGACGTCATGGTCAAGGTCATCGACATCGACCTCGACCGTCGCCGCATCTCGCTCTCGCTGAAGCAGGCGAACGAGGGCATGACGACCGAGACCGAGTTCGACCCGGCGCTGTACGGCATGGGCGCCGAGTACGACGACGCCGGCAACTACATCTACCCCGAGGGCTTCGACCCCGACACGGGGGAGTGGCGCGAGGGCTTCGAGTCCCAGCGCGAGGAGTGGGAGCGCCAGTACCAGGCGGCGTACGCCCGCTACCAGCAGCACATCGCGCAGCTGCAGCGCACCGCGGAGCAGGAGGCGGAGGCCGCCGAGGCGGCCCCGGCCAACTACTCCTCGGGCGGTCCGAGCGACGAGGCCGACGACTCGGCCGAGCCCCGCGACGACGACGACCCGGGCCAGGGCCCGCCGTCGCAGTCCGGTGCCGGCTCGCTCGCCAGCGACGCCCAGCTCGCCGCGCTGCGGGAGAAGCTCTCGGGCAACTGA
- a CDS encoding class I SAM-dependent methyltransferase: protein MSAGAVGDAESVAASRAWWDADAADYQAEHGAFLGDADFVWCPERLREADAALLGPVGELAGKRVLEVGCGAASCARWLADRGADAVGLDLSLGMLREARAASWRSGTAVPLVQADAGRLPFPDDGFDLACSAFGAVPFVADSAGLMAEVARVLRPGGRWVFAVNHPLRWIFPDDPGEEGLTVAHSYFDRTGYAEFDDDGRATYVEHHRTLGDRIAEIVGAGFVLEGLVEPEWPAGLADVWGQWSPLRGALFPGTAIFRCRLPG from the coding sequence ATGAGCGCCGGTGCCGTGGGGGACGCGGAGTCGGTCGCGGCCTCGCGTGCCTGGTGGGACGCCGACGCGGCGGACTACCAGGCCGAGCACGGCGCCTTCCTCGGCGACGCCGACTTCGTGTGGTGCCCGGAACGCCTCCGCGAGGCCGACGCGGCGCTGCTGGGCCCCGTGGGCGAGCTGGCCGGGAAGCGGGTCCTCGAGGTCGGCTGCGGCGCGGCGTCCTGCGCCCGCTGGCTCGCCGACCGCGGCGCGGACGCCGTCGGGCTCGACCTCTCCCTCGGCATGCTGCGCGAGGCCCGCGCCGCGTCCTGGCGCTCCGGGACCGCGGTGCCGCTGGTCCAGGCGGACGCCGGCCGCCTGCCCTTTCCCGACGACGGGTTCGACCTCGCCTGCTCCGCCTTCGGGGCGGTCCCCTTCGTGGCCGACTCCGCCGGGCTGATGGCCGAGGTGGCCCGGGTGCTGCGCCCGGGCGGCCGGTGGGTGTTCGCGGTGAACCACCCGCTGCGCTGGATCTTCCCGGACGATCCCGGCGAGGAGGGGCTCACCGTCGCCCACTCCTACTTCGACCGGACCGGCTACGCCGAGTTCGACGACGACGGGCGCGCCACCTACGTCGAGCACCACCGCACGCTGGGCGACCGGATCGCGGAGATCGTGGGCGCCGGCTTCGTGCTCGAGGGTCTGGTGGAACCGGAGTGGCCGGCCGGTCTCGCCGACGTGTGGGGCCAGTGGTCGCCGCTGCGCGGCGCACTCTTCCCGGGCACGGCGATCTTCCGCTGCCGGTTGCCGGGCTGA